One Gordonia mangrovi genomic region harbors:
- a CDS encoding HNH endonuclease signature motif containing protein — MTGSDESDAVDAARPESVSPEPGSTESAGSLSEVPGLLAELHAVVDRLASADLSKCSDAELVAVATAQERAINRMLFEGNRQILEISDRDVPRSMGYRSLPNFMNAVLRVSHPGRRRQQMTATGEFRQLDGQPAEPKYPTLAEAFADGRVGPAHIDTTVEFLDALPHQVPHDKKVAAEATLAGLACQHTPAEIGELGQRLLDNLDPDGELTDDSDRKRRRNVWVNRQDAQQMSKLTGHLDPETRALIETLWAVWAKPGLNNPDDPDSPTGGVDDADPEALEAAAARDLRSPAQRKHDALAALLRAVFADGLLGKSHRGLPVQLIIKADLNDLIRESGVGITATGSSLPMAEVIRLAAQAQQYLAVFADNSPIPLYFGQAKRLATRAQRLVSFARPDGHVCSAPDCDQPAAHVEMHHAVRDYADGGNTDIVDLAPACGPHNRMVGNNPGQFTTGVYTDGPDAGRVWWRRNSEPGAPPNPKRHNQRPDVAALFLRNLEQARAHIHPPPPQTPAPPPQRRNTYELTEMIPPPISAIEARLALLVFHHAH, encoded by the coding sequence ATGACCGGGTCTGATGAGTCTGATGCGGTCGATGCTGCGCGCCCGGAATCGGTGTCGCCGGAACCTGGGTCCACTGAATCGGCTGGGTCGTTGTCGGAGGTGCCGGGTTTGCTGGCCGAGTTGCATGCGGTGGTGGATCGGTTGGCGTCGGCGGATCTGTCGAAGTGTAGTGATGCCGAGTTGGTGGCGGTGGCCACCGCGCAGGAACGGGCGATCAACCGGATGTTGTTCGAGGGTAACCGGCAGATCCTGGAGATCTCGGATCGTGATGTGCCCCGGTCGATGGGTTATCGCAGTCTGCCCAACTTCATGAACGCGGTGTTGCGGGTGTCGCACCCCGGTCGTCGCCGACAGCAGATGACCGCGACCGGCGAGTTCCGTCAACTCGACGGGCAGCCGGCCGAGCCGAAGTATCCCACGCTGGCCGAGGCGTTCGCCGACGGCCGGGTCGGGCCGGCCCACATCGACACCACCGTGGAGTTCCTCGACGCGCTGCCCCACCAGGTGCCCCACGACAAGAAGGTGGCCGCCGAGGCCACCCTGGCCGGGTTGGCGTGCCAGCACACGCCCGCCGAGATCGGCGAACTCGGGCAGCGGTTGCTCGACAACCTCGACCCCGACGGCGAGTTGACCGACGACAGTGACCGCAAACGGCGTCGTAACGTGTGGGTCAACCGGCAAGACGCCCAGCAGATGTCGAAACTGACCGGCCACCTCGACCCGGAAACCCGCGCCCTGATCGAAACGTTGTGGGCGGTATGGGCCAAACCCGGCCTCAACAATCCCGACGACCCGGACTCGCCGACCGGCGGTGTCGACGACGCCGACCCTGAAGCGTTGGAAGCCGCGGCCGCACGGGATCTGCGGTCCCCGGCGCAACGTAAACACGATGCGTTGGCGGCGTTGTTGCGGGCGGTGTTCGCCGATGGGCTGCTCGGTAAGTCGCATCGTGGTCTGCCGGTGCAGTTGATCATCAAGGCCGACCTCAACGATCTGATCCGTGAATCCGGGGTCGGGATCACCGCGACCGGCTCGAGTCTGCCGATGGCCGAGGTGATCCGGCTGGCCGCCCAAGCGCAACAGTATCTAGCGGTGTTCGCCGACAACAGTCCGATACCGCTGTATTTCGGGCAGGCCAAACGACTGGCCACCCGCGCGCAACGGCTGGTGTCCTTCGCCCGCCCCGACGGGCACGTGTGTTCGGCACCCGACTGCGACCAGCCCGCCGCCCACGTCGAGATGCATCACGCCGTGCGTGACTACGCCGACGGCGGCAACACCGACATCGTCGACCTCGCCCCCGCGTGTGGCCCGCACAACCGGATGGTCGGCAACAACCCGGGCCAGTTCACCACCGGGGTGTACACCGACGGCCCCGACGCCGGGCGGGTGTGGTGGCGACGCAACAGCGAACCCGGCGCCCCACCGAATCCGAAACGCCACAACCAACGCCCCGACGTCGCCGCCCTGTTCTTGCGCAACCTCGAACAGGCACGCGCCCACATCCACCCACCACCACCACAAACACCAGCGCCACCACCCCAGCGGCGCAACACATACGAACTCACCGAGATGATCCCCCCACCCATCTCGGCAATCGAAGCACGCCTGGCACTACTGGTGTTCCACCACGCCCACTGA
- a CDS encoding GlsB/YeaQ/YmgE family stress response membrane protein, with protein MLGLGIIGWIIVGGLAGWIASMIMKTNAQMGILLNIVVGIVGGLLGGFILALFGVDVAGGGLIFSFVTCLAGACLLLWVVGLVRGRSKV; from the coding sequence ATGCTCGGACTCGGAATCATCGGATGGATCATCGTGGGCGGCCTCGCCGGCTGGATCGCCAGCATGATCATGAAGACCAATGCTCAGATGGGCATCCTGCTCAACATCGTGGTGGGCATCGTCGGCGGGCTCCTCGGTGGATTCATCCTCGCTCTGTTCGGCGTGGACGTGGCGGGCGGTGGCCTGATCTTCAGTTTCGTGACCTGCCTGGCCGGGGCGTGCCTGCTGCTCTGGGTCGTCGGCCTCGTCCGCGGTCGATCCAAGGTGTGA
- a CDS encoding LpqN/LpqT family lipoprotein, with protein MTADADKADGALGPRGVFESDAFLADLEASARLREIGDAPPVEPTVLRPPRFAYSSAQWHHGGRRQAPATDIPILDRLAQMSVSASRVTDADTIPGEILVDVDEDTWSSVLAPGYLHLYLAAHGHEGTIAIVLTRFVIDHGVAVCDLMDHAFVEARSLPEWAESEATRTQPGFRTEGSSMQSGTYVGDDETWFCAIRYAAYRRGNVAYLLHATGTAPAREGEAFRRSIAAAVSSVRFDD; from the coding sequence ATGACCGCTGACGCCGACAAAGCCGACGGTGCGCTGGGACCGCGAGGCGTCTTCGAGTCCGATGCCTTCCTGGCCGACCTCGAGGCATCCGCGCGGTTGCGAGAGATCGGCGATGCGCCGCCGGTGGAACCGACGGTCCTACGACCACCCCGGTTCGCCTACAGTTCGGCGCAGTGGCATCACGGCGGTCGCCGGCAGGCACCGGCGACCGACATCCCGATCCTCGATCGACTCGCGCAGATGTCGGTATCCGCCAGTCGCGTCACCGACGCCGACACGATCCCGGGCGAGATCCTGGTCGACGTCGATGAAGACACCTGGAGCAGTGTGCTGGCGCCCGGCTATCTGCACTTGTATCTGGCGGCTCACGGGCACGAGGGCACGATCGCAATCGTGCTGACACGCTTCGTCATCGACCACGGCGTGGCGGTGTGCGATCTGATGGATCATGCTTTCGTCGAGGCTCGGTCGTTGCCCGAGTGGGCGGAGAGCGAAGCCACGCGGACCCAGCCCGGCTTTCGCACCGAGGGCTCGTCGATGCAGTCCGGAACCTACGTCGGCGACGACGAGACCTGGTTCTGCGCGATCCGCTATGCCGCCTACCGTCGCGGCAATGTGGCCTATCTGTTGCACGCCACCGGAACCGCGCCGGCCCGTGAGGGGGAGGCGTTTCGCCGGTCGATCGCTGCCGCGGTCAGTTCGGTCCGTTTCGACGATTGA
- a CDS encoding O-acetyl-ADP-ribose deacetylase, with protein MATIEVTVGDITTQRVDAIVNAANSSLLGGGGVDGAIHRAGGPAILAECRLLRETSLPSGLESGAAVATTGGDLPSRWVIHTVGPVYSASDDRSVVLRSCYTRSLLLANALGAASIAFPLISGGAYGWPLEDAVEQQIRAVKGADSTVESVTLVAFSSRIADITRRILA; from the coding sequence ATGGCCACGATCGAGGTCACCGTCGGCGACATCACCACGCAGCGCGTCGACGCGATCGTCAATGCGGCGAACTCGTCGCTGCTCGGTGGCGGCGGCGTCGACGGGGCGATCCACCGTGCCGGAGGTCCCGCCATCCTGGCCGAATGTCGATTGCTCCGCGAGACGTCGCTGCCGTCCGGACTCGAATCCGGCGCGGCGGTCGCGACCACCGGCGGCGACCTCCCGTCGCGGTGGGTCATCCACACCGTCGGGCCGGTCTACTCGGCCTCCGACGACCGGTCGGTCGTCCTGCGGTCCTGCTACACCCGCAGCCTGTTGCTGGCGAACGCACTCGGCGCGGCATCGATCGCCTTCCCGCTGATCTCGGGCGGTGCCTACGGGTGGCCGCTCGAGGATGCGGTCGAACAGCAGATCCGCGCTGTCAAAGGCGCGGATTCGACTGTCGAATCCGTTACGCTCGTGGCATTTTCGAGTCGTATCGCCGACATCACACGCCGCATCCTCGCCTGA
- a CDS encoding NUDIX hydrolase → MPIPEFIRDLRSHVGHQPLWLTGVSAVVLDADGRILLTQRVDTREWAVVSGVLEPGEEPARAIVREITEETGISADVQRLTSVDVTPMITYPNGDQTQYLDVCFLARHVDGDPHPADDENTAVEWFAVDALPHELADTSRLRIEKALRDEPTAWFRR, encoded by the coding sequence ATGCCCATACCCGAATTCATCCGCGATCTCCGCAGCCACGTCGGACATCAGCCGCTGTGGCTGACCGGCGTCAGTGCGGTGGTGCTCGATGCCGACGGCCGCATTCTGCTCACACAGCGCGTCGACACCCGCGAGTGGGCGGTGGTCTCCGGGGTGCTCGAACCCGGGGAAGAACCGGCCCGCGCGATCGTGCGCGAGATCACCGAGGAGACCGGCATCAGCGCTGACGTGCAGCGGCTGACCAGCGTCGACGTCACCCCGATGATCACCTACCCGAACGGCGACCAGACGCAATACCTCGACGTCTGCTTCCTGGCCCGCCACGTCGACGGCGATCCACACCCGGCCGACGACGAGAACACCGCCGTCGAGTGGTTCGCCGTCGATGCCCTGCCGCATGAACTCGCCGACACGTCGCGACTGCGCATCGAGAAGGCCCTGCGCGACGAGCCCACCGCCTGGTTTCGGCGTTGA
- a CDS encoding SRPBCC family protein, with the protein MTIIPTPTGRHRSRPEGDAVEFTRTYRASIQDVWAAVTESDRLARWIGFYSGDPREGHVQFTMNAEGEDNMIPVRYDIRRCEPPRILQIHATDDFGTWDLVVELTEDRGITTLTLAEIVNDPSMIENTGPGWEYYLDRLIAAMDGTDPAAIDFDDYYPTQQEYYRRIQRAITDSAASSS; encoded by the coding sequence ATGACCATCATCCCCACGCCCACCGGACGCCACCGGAGCCGGCCCGAGGGCGACGCCGTGGAGTTCACCCGCACCTACCGCGCCTCGATCCAGGACGTGTGGGCGGCCGTGACGGAATCGGATCGGCTGGCGCGATGGATCGGCTTCTACAGCGGAGATCCTCGGGAGGGTCACGTCCAGTTCACGATGAACGCGGAGGGCGAGGACAACATGATCCCCGTGCGTTACGACATCCGGCGATGCGAACCACCTCGGATCCTCCAGATCCACGCCACGGATGATTTCGGCACGTGGGATCTCGTCGTGGAATTGACGGAGGACCGTGGGATCACCACGCTGACGCTCGCCGAGATCGTGAACGACCCGTCCATGATCGAGAACACCGGACCGGGATGGGAGTACTACCTGGATCGGCTGATCGCGGCGATGGACGGAACTGACCCTGCGGCAATCGATTTCGACGACTATTACCCGACCCAGCAGGAGTACTACCGCCGCATTCAGCGGGCGATCACCGACAGCGCCGCGTCATCGTCGTGA
- a CDS encoding ArsR/SmtB family transcription factor, whose translation MSVFDAIADPVRRQILGMLAGGPRRVVDIQRELGPVHPISRPAVSRHLRVLGDAGLVRVTESGRERHYRLDTEPLDEVSGFVAKVAGRHGDLARRGPVGPHMLDALDTEVYRTRRERRTARADHEENTA comes from the coding sequence ATGTCGGTCTTTGATGCGATCGCCGATCCGGTGCGGCGACAGATTCTCGGCATGCTTGCCGGTGGACCCCGCAGGGTCGTCGACATCCAGCGGGAACTCGGTCCGGTGCACCCGATCTCTCGGCCCGCCGTCTCCCGGCACCTCCGGGTGCTCGGCGACGCGGGATTGGTGCGGGTGACCGAGTCGGGGCGTGAGCGGCACTATCGCCTCGACACCGAACCGCTCGATGAGGTGAGCGGTTTCGTCGCGAAGGTGGCCGGTCGGCACGGTGACCTCGCACGTCGAGGACCGGTGGGCCCGCACATGCTCGACGCACTCGACACCGAGGTGTACAGGACCCGCCGCGAGCGTCGCACGGCGCGCGCCGACCACGAGGAGAACACCGCATGA